From the Chiloscyllium plagiosum isolate BGI_BamShark_2017 chromosome 16, ASM401019v2, whole genome shotgun sequence genome, one window contains:
- the LOC122557776 gene encoding uncharacterized protein LOC122557776 isoform X1: MISVVASFSVLWHLGVALMGGLSEFFGLSIRLHAVLQLCRAVLNQLVEETPLNSSQVEDVKRIDKKLLIFTWFGRMNTTYERSSVQYGCKQQDNLTTAQFNSTKFNQIEITSKGPSKYPITLEDHSTQCTEWNCSQHYLNKFNQDHFEHHHECVAINHFSCHCMIPKRSISPSEWNKMMTNREDHNSTDSEEWEDSEEDSEIVCSSDDSLSDVSDQELNEVPWKSSFNADPDNLLNFTACLSSSSTKRKASLDLNTQGLLDCESGRKSLIKVKFSTLQKPVHFRYYCIPDTGENIRFCIRKVSAKSVKGEDNKVEKPSVKKVRFSPFVEVHKMVTWSFASREARKGKWMQIALDRMRFLDRIQATEEAISYCLQTNHRNKILERNSQLC, from the exons TTCTTCAGTTATGCAGAGCAGTGCTTAATCAGCTTGTAGAAGAGACACCATTAAACAGCAGTCAAGTTGAAGATGTTAAAAGAATTGACAAAAAATTATTGATCTTCACCTGGTTTGGAAGAATGAATACTACTTATGAAAGAAGTAGTGTTCAATATGGGTGTAAACAGCAAGATAACCTAACTACTGCACAGTTTAACTCAACCAAATTCAACCAGATAGAAATTACCAGCAAAGGACCTTCCAAGTATCCAATTACATTAGAAGATCATTCTACACAATGTACTGAGTGGAACTGCAGCCAGCATTATCTGAACAAATTTAACCAAGATCATTTTGAGCATCATCATGAGTGTGTAGCTATCAATCATTTCAGCTGTCATTGTATGATTCCAAAACGTTCAATATCTCCATCAGAATGGAACAAGATGATGACTAATAGAGAAGATCACAATTCTACTGATAGCGAAGAGTGGGAGGACTCGGAGGAAGATTCTGAAATAGTATGTAGCAGTGATGATTCACTTAGTGATGTGAGTGATCAAGAACTGAATGAAGTGCCCTGGAAATCTTCCTTCAATGCAGACCCTGATAATCTTTTGAACTTCACAGCTTGTCTTAGCAGCTCTTCTACAAAAAGGAAAGCAAGTTTGGATTTGAATACACAGGGTTTACTAGATTGTGAGAGTGGAAGAAAAAGCTTAATCAAAGTAAAATTCTCAACTTTACAAAAACCAGTACATTTTAGATACTACTGTATACCTGACACTGGAGAAAATATCAGATTTTGTATAAGGAAAGTGTCGGCAAAATCTGTAAAAGGAGAGGACAACAAAGTGGAAAAACCATCTGTTAAGAAG GTCAGATTTTCTCCTTTCGTTGAAGTTCACAAAATGGTCACATGGTCCTTCGCATCAAGGGAAGCGCGCAAGGGCAAATGGATGCAGATAGCTCTTGACAGGATGAGATTTCTGGACAGAATTCAAGCTACAGAGGAGGCTATTAGTTACTGTTTACAGACAAATCACAGGAACAAAATATTGGAAAGAAATTCACAGCTATGCTAG
- the LOC122557776 gene encoding protein phosphatase 1 regulatory subunit 15B-like isoform X2 has translation MNTTYERSSVQYGCKQQDNLTTAQFNSTKFNQIEITSKGPSKYPITLEDHSTQCTEWNCSQHYLNKFNQDHFEHHHECVAINHFSCHCMIPKRSISPSEWNKMMTNREDHNSTDSEEWEDSEEDSEIVCSSDDSLSDVSDQELNEVPWKSSFNADPDNLLNFTACLSSSSTKRKASLDLNTQGLLDCESGRKSLIKVKFSTLQKPVHFRYYCIPDTGENIRFCIRKVSAKSVKGEDNKVEKPSVKKVRFSPFVEVHKMVTWSFASREARKGKWMQIALDRMRFLDRIQATEEAISYCLQTNHRNKILERNSQLC, from the exons ATGAATACTACTTATGAAAGAAGTAGTGTTCAATATGGGTGTAAACAGCAAGATAACCTAACTACTGCACAGTTTAACTCAACCAAATTCAACCAGATAGAAATTACCAGCAAAGGACCTTCCAAGTATCCAATTACATTAGAAGATCATTCTACACAATGTACTGAGTGGAACTGCAGCCAGCATTATCTGAACAAATTTAACCAAGATCATTTTGAGCATCATCATGAGTGTGTAGCTATCAATCATTTCAGCTGTCATTGTATGATTCCAAAACGTTCAATATCTCCATCAGAATGGAACAAGATGATGACTAATAGAGAAGATCACAATTCTACTGATAGCGAAGAGTGGGAGGACTCGGAGGAAGATTCTGAAATAGTATGTAGCAGTGATGATTCACTTAGTGATGTGAGTGATCAAGAACTGAATGAAGTGCCCTGGAAATCTTCCTTCAATGCAGACCCTGATAATCTTTTGAACTTCACAGCTTGTCTTAGCAGCTCTTCTACAAAAAGGAAAGCAAGTTTGGATTTGAATACACAGGGTTTACTAGATTGTGAGAGTGGAAGAAAAAGCTTAATCAAAGTAAAATTCTCAACTTTACAAAAACCAGTACATTTTAGATACTACTGTATACCTGACACTGGAGAAAATATCAGATTTTGTATAAGGAAAGTGTCGGCAAAATCTGTAAAAGGAGAGGACAACAAAGTGGAAAAACCATCTGTTAAGAAG GTCAGATTTTCTCCTTTCGTTGAAGTTCACAAAATGGTCACATGGTCCTTCGCATCAAGGGAAGCGCGCAAGGGCAAATGGATGCAGATAGCTCTTGACAGGATGAGATTTCTGGACAGAATTCAAGCTACAGAGGAGGCTATTAGTTACTGTTTACAGACAAATCACAGGAACAAAATATTGGAAAGAAATTCACAGCTATGCTAG